From Electrophorus electricus isolate fEleEle1 chromosome 8, fEleEle1.pri, whole genome shotgun sequence, the proteins below share one genomic window:
- the kctd5a gene encoding BTB/POZ domain-containing protein KCTD5a, which yields MAEKGLDSNGSVGRRCPALSPGERMQSSGTGSSKWVRLNVGGTYFLTTRQTLCRDPKSFLYRLCQADPDLDSDKDEMGAYLIDRDPAYFGPVLNYLRHGKLVLNRGLAEEGILEEAEFYNITSLIKLVKDKIRERDCKTAQIPVKHVYRVLQCQEEELTQMVSTMSDGWKFEQLVSIGSSYNYGNEDQAEFLCVVSKELHNQSYGTSSEPSEKAKILQEQGSRM from the exons ATGGCGGAGAAGGGGCTTGACTCAAATGGCTCAGTTGGTCGGAGGTGTCCCGCCCTGTCTCCTGGAGAGAGAATGCAGTCATCTGGAACCGGGTCGTCAAAATGGGTTCGCCTTAACGTCGGCGGCACATACTTTCTTACGACGAGACAAACGTTGTGCAGAGATCCAAAATCTTTTCTTTACCGACTGTGCCAGGCCGACCCCGACCTCGACTCTGACAAG GATGAAATGGGAGCCTATTTAATAGACCGAGACCCAGCCTACTTTGGTCCAGTACTGAATTACCTGAGGCATGGAAAGCTAGTGCTCAACAGAGGCCTTGCAGAAGAAG GTATTCTGGAAGAGGCGGAGTTCTACAACATCACTTCGTTGATAAAATTAGTCAAAGACAAAATCAGGGAGAGGGACTGCAAAACGGCTCAG ATCCCTGTGAAACATGTGTACAGAGTCTTGCAGTGCCAAGAGGAGGAACTAACACAGATGGTCTCCACAATGTCTGATGGGTGGAAGTTTGAACAG CTGGTCAGTATCGGCTCATCATATAACTACGGGAACGAGGACCAGGCAGAGTTCCTCTGTGTTGTCTCCAAGGAGCTGCATAATCAGTCGTATGGAACAAGCAGCGAGCCGAGCGAAAAGGCCAAG ATCCTTCAGGAACAAGGCTCTCGAATGTGA
- the usp31 gene encoding ubiquitin carboxyl-terminal hydrolase 31 isoform X2, giving the protein MSSKASSKEKKSSLGKKLFRRGSVRSVGSFMSRVLKTLSTLSHFGSELHAPEGDKDDGGFTSFKLEGKGSVASEESDCGGFLAGDKVPGVSGLKNHGNTCFMNAILQCLSNTELFAEYLALEQFRGDATEEEKPKTNGVHLQRRGPQQKGDVTEQLAGLVRSLWTFEYTPQHSRDFKNAVSKRAMQYRGNAQHDAQEFLLWLLDRVHEDLNSMGHNRSSIKPPLEEDDGALEGPSLPLSAGSFVQELFQAQYRSSLTCPHCQKQSNTFDPFLCISLPIPLPHTRPLYVTVVYQGKYSHCMRIGVAVPLNSTVSRLREAVARETKIPPDQFVLTEMYYDGFHRSFCDDDEDLDIIQESDSIFAFETPETFRLENLRSKRGSLLANLNQNNLKYNSENTRTPSFMQGAVNPASPNKNTESDKMILLVCNRACTGHQGRRFGLPFVLYMDRAVTWDVLQKAILEKMHHLRPGVYIQVGPFSLRVVGVVGITYLLPQEEHPLRHPTVERAYKSCGHGGPPHVKIVVEWDKETKDYLFGHTEEEYIPDAESVYLHREQHHQPQACTLAQCFQLYTKEEQLAPDDAWRCPHCKQLQQGRIKLSLWTLPDILILHLKRFRQEGDRRLKMQNMVQFPLLGLDMAPHVVKRSQSSWSLPSHWSPWRRPYGLGRNPDDYLYDLYAVCNHHGNMHGGHYTAYCKNSIDGQWYCFDDSEVQPIADEEVCQQMAYILFYQRRTTIPSWSANSSVAGSTSSSLCEHWVNRIPGSKPPSLASGASSRRTSLASLAESMEFPGDRSEDDGFSTRPFVRSIQRQSLSSRSPLASPLAFSENGTKPCWSLSAKLHMRSSSPSHFSLDSRSSPPLERIGEASDDKVSTSCFGSYSRHERHASSKAPLATMEGIGSDEGDGTRIVDDAYCRVLPTVDRKSSKAEPLDNNNQITALDQNVHGTPSKEQKHKNLAGTKGEIKGQTAGTKKSSSKVKGDQEKSKKRQSTSSVQKSTSSQTSSNPQGKGARVTNLKEKSEPAKNTKGVSPGTPSKKKDHSQIQEAASVSAATKAKQRLTSPALSSASPSPTGKRNFVSTQEKSSASSRKKLMERSSSRDSVHTSPLADKPRPGAMLRYSQPRGTEGVRLERRPLRSSSSSSSVTSLRSPSVSSRDLRRSSKSEDKGLSFFKSALRQKDTRRSADLGKSAMLPKKSSDRTARSSSQTKLGAEEGEGNASHQVSPAALSGRAASEDKESAATYTPGKRSLLPVGKCKSSNSETNLQSPVNGKRPGEKMPSSRKLSSSMQSSARPTLTPQ; this is encoded by the exons ATGTCGAGCAAAGCCTCGAGTAAAGAGAAGAAATCCAGTCTTGGTAAGAAACTCTTCCGAAGAGGATCTGTTCGGTCGGTGGGGAGTTTTATGAGCAGAGTCTTGAAGACTCTGTCAACGCTCTCCCACTTTGGATCCGAATTACACGCTCCGGAAGGTGACAAAGACGATGGCGGTTTCACATCGTTCAAGCTCGAGGGCAAGGGATCGGTAGCCTCTGAAGAAAGTGACTGCGGTGGTTTTCTCGCAGGAGACAAGGTGCCTGGTGTGTCCGGTCTTAAAAACCATGGCAACACTTGCTTCATGAATGCCATTCTGCAGTGTCTGAGCAATACTGAGCTTTTTGCCGAGTATTTGGCCCTGGAACAGTTTCGAGGAGATGCAACGGAGGAAGAGAAACCCAAGACAAACGGTGTTCACCTGCAGAGGAGAGGTCCTCAGCAGAAAGGAGACGTGACCGAACAGCTGGCTGGATTGGTTAGATCCTTGTGGACATTTGAATATACTCCACAGCATAGCAGAGATTTCAAA AATGCTGTGTCGAAGCGTGCTATGCAGTACAGGGGAAATGCTCAGCATGATGCTCAAGAGTTCCTCCTCTGGCTTCTGGACCGTGTGCATGAAGACCTTAACAGCATGGGCCACAACAGGTCCTCTATAAAG CCCCCCCTAGAGGAAGATGATGGAGCTCTGGAGGGaccctcactcccactctcagCTGGCTCCTTTGTTCAGGAGCTTTTTCAAGCACAGTACAG gTCCTCGCTCACTTGCCCGCACTGTCAGAAACAGAGCAACACTTTTGATCCTTTCCTGTGTATCTCCCTCCCCATCCCGTTACCTCATACTCG GCCTCTGTACGTGACGGTGGTGTATCAGGGCAAATACTCTCACTGCATGCGGATCGGCGTCGCTGTCCCCCTCAATAGCACCGTCTCCAGGCTGAGAGAGGCTGTGGCGAGAGAGACCAAGATTCCGCCGGACCAG TTTGTCCTGACCGAAATGTACTACGATGGTTTCCACCGCTCCTTCTGTGATGATGACGAAGATCTCGATATCATTCAAGAGAGCGACTCCATCTTTGCATTTGAAACCCCTGAGACATTCCGATTGGAAAACCTTCGCTCCAAAAGag GGAGCCTTCTGGCCAACCTCAATCAGAACAATCTGAAGTACAACAGTGAGAACACTCGCACCCCGTCGTTCATGCAAGGGGCAGTGAATCCGGCATCACCCAATAAGAATACGGAATCTGATAAGATGATCCTGCTGGTCTGTAACAGAGCCTGTACTGGTCATCAAGGGAGGAG GTTTGGCCTTCCCTTTGTTCTGTACATGGACCGCGCTGTGACATGGGATGTGCTTCAGAAGGCGATACTGGAGAAGATGCATCACCTGAGACCAGGGGTTTACATCCAG GTGGGGCCCTTCAGCCTGCGTGTTGTTGGTGTAGTAGGAATTACGTACCTGTTACCTCAGGAGGAGCATCCGCTCCGTCACCCCACCGTGGAGAG GGCATACAAGTCGTGTGGCCATGGGGGCCCTCCTCATGTAAAGATCGTGGTTGAGTGGGATAAAGAGACCAAGGATTA CCTGTTTGGCCACACGGAGGAGGAGTACATCCCAGACGCAGAGAGCGTGTACCTGCACCGCGAACAGCACCACCAGCCGCAAGCCTGCACCCTCGCACAGTGCTTCCAGCTCTACACCAAAGAGGAGCAG CTGGCTCCGGACGACGCGTGGCGCTGTCCCCACTGCAAGCAGCTACAGCAGGGCCGCATCAAACTCAGCCTGTGGACCCTGCCAGACATCCTCATCCTCCATCTGAAGCGGTTCAGGCAG GAGGGCGACAGGAGACTGAAGATGCAGAACATGGTGCAGTTCCCTCTGCTTGGCCTGGACATGGCCCCCCACGTGGTGAAGAGGAGCCAGAGCAGCTGGAGCCTCCCCTCACACTGGTCACCCTGGAGACGACCGTACGGCCTCGGCCGTAACCCAGATGACTATCTTTATGACTTGTATGCTGTATGcaatcaccatggcaacatgcaTGGAGGGCACTACACAG CGTACTGTAAGAACTCCATTGATGGGCAGTGGTACTGCTTTGATGACAGCGAGGTCCAGCCCATAGCTGATGAGGAAGTATGCCAACAGATGGCCTACATTCTGTTCTATCAAAGGAGGACGACTATTCCTTCTTGGTCTGCCAATAGCTCTGTGGCTG GCTCCACCAGCTCGTCTCTGTGTGAGCACTGGGTGAACCGCATCCCAGGAAGCAAGCCACCCAGCCTGGCCTCCGGAGCTTCATCACGCCGCACATCCCTGGCCTCTCTTGCCGAGTCTATGGAGTTCCCGGGTGATCGCAGCGAAGACGACG GATTTTCCACCCGACCCTTTGTGCGGAGCATCCAGCGTCAGAGCTTGTCTTCCAGATCGCCGTTAGCCAGCCCTCTGGCCTTTAGTGAGAATGGCACCAAGCCCTGCTGGTCTCTGTCTGCCAAGCTCCACATGAGGTCCAGCTCACCCTCGCACTTCTCCTTAGACTCCCGCTCCTCACCACCGCTGGAGAGAATTGGGGAGGCAAGCGATGACAAGGTGTCCACATCATGCTTTGGCAGCTACAGCCGGCACGAGCGCCACGCGAGCAGCAAGGCCCCTCTGGCCACCATGGAGGGCATTGGTAGTGACGAGGGCGATGGGACAAGGATTGTGGATGACGCCTACTGCAGGGTGCTCCCGACTGTTGACAGGAAAAGCTCCAAAGCTGAGCCTCTGGACAACAACAACCAGATCACTGCTTTGGACCAAAATGTGCATGGGACTCCTTccaaagagcaaaaacacaagAACTTAGCAGGGACAAAGGGGGAGATAAAGGGGCAGACGGCCGGGACGAAAAAGAGCTCGAGCAAGGTGAAGGGAGACCAGGAGAAATCCAAAAAGCGCCAGAGCACGTCTTCTGTGCAGAAATCGACTTCATCCCAAACATCTTCCAACCCTCAAGGGAAGGGTGCCAGAGTGACCAATTTGAAGGAGAAGAGTGAACCTGCCAAGAACACCAAAGGGGTCTCACCAGGAACCCCCTCCAAGAAGAAGGACCACTCCCAGATCCAGGAGGCAGCATCAGTGTCTGCGGCAACGAAAGCGAAGCAGCGCCTGACCTCTCCTGCATTGTCTTCGGCCTCCCCCTCGCCAACCGGGAAAAGAAACTTCGTCAGCACGCAGGAGAAGAGCTCTGCCTCCAGCAGGAAGAAGCTGATGGAGAGGAGCTCCAGCCGGGACTCTGTCCACACCAGTCCCCTGGCGGACAAGCCCAGACCTGGGGCCATGTTGCGCTACTCTCAACCCAGGGGCACCGAGGGAGTTCGGCTGGAGAGGAGGCCCCTACgcagctccagcagcagctccTCAGTCACCAGCCTGCGCTCTCCCAGCGTCTCCTCCAGGGACCTGCGCCGCAGTAGCAAGTCCGAGGATAAAGGCCTCTCCTTCTTCAAGAGTGCCCTAAGGCAGAAGGACACCCGCCGCTCTGCCGACCTGGGCAAGAGCGCCATGCTCCCCAAGAAGAGTAGCGACAGGACAGCCAGGTCCAGCAGCCAGACCAAACTGGGTGCGGAAGAGGGCGAGGGGAACGCCTCCCACCAAGTCTCCCCTGCAGCCCTCTCCGGCAGGGCTGCCAGCGAAGACAAGGAGTCGGCTGCTACCTACACCCCTGGCAAACGCTCACTGCTACCTGTGGGCAAATGCAAGTCTTCCAATTCTGAGACAAATCTTCAGTCTCCTGTCAATGGGAAGAGGCCTGGTGAGAAGATGCCCTCTTCCAGAAAGCTTTCTTCCAGCATGCAATCCTCTGCACGCCCAACACTGACGCCTCAATGA
- the usp31 gene encoding ubiquitin carboxyl-terminal hydrolase 31 isoform X1 has protein sequence MSSKASSKEKKSSLGKKLFRRGSVRSVGSFMSRVLKTLSTLSHFGSELHAPEGDKDDGGFTSFKLEGKGSVASEESDCGGFLAGDKVPGVSGLKNHGNTCFMNAILQCLSNTELFAEYLALEQFRGDATEEEKPKTNGVHLQRRGPQQKGDVTEQLAGLVRSLWTFEYTPQHSRDFKNAVSKRAMQYRGNAQHDAQEFLLWLLDRVHEDLNSMGHNRSSIKPPLEEDDGALEGPSLPLSAGSFVQELFQAQYRSSLTCPHCQKQSNTFDPFLCISLPIPLPHTRPLYVTVVYQGKYSHCMRIGVAVPLNSTVSRLREAVARETKIPPDQFVLTEMYYDGFHRSFCDDDEDLDIIQESDSIFAFETPETFRLENLRSKRGSLLANLNQNNLKYNSENTRTPSFMQGAVNPASPNKNTESDKMILLVCNRACTGHQGRRFGLPFVLYMDRAVTWDVLQKAILEKMHHLRPGVYIQVGPFSLRVVGVVGITYLLPQEEHPLRHPTVERAYKSCGHGGPPHVKIVVEWDKETKDYLFGHTEEEYIPDAESVYLHREQHHQPQACTLAQCFQLYTKEEQLAPDDAWRCPHCKQLQQGRIKLSLWTLPDILILHLKRFRQEGDRRLKMQNMVQFPLLGLDMAPHVVKRSQSSWSLPSHWSPWRRPYGLGRNPDDYLYDLYAVCNHHGNMHGGHYTAYCKNSIDGQWYCFDDSEVQPIADEEVCQQMAYILFYQRRTTIPSWSANSSVAGSTSSSLCEHWVNRIPGSKPPSLASGASSRRTSLASLAESMEFPGDRSEDDGGFSTRPFVRSIQRQSLSSRSPLASPLAFSENGTKPCWSLSAKLHMRSSSPSHFSLDSRSSPPLERIGEASDDKVSTSCFGSYSRHERHASSKAPLATMEGIGSDEGDGTRIVDDAYCRVLPTVDRKSSKAEPLDNNNQITALDQNVHGTPSKEQKHKNLAGTKGEIKGQTAGTKKSSSKVKGDQEKSKKRQSTSSVQKSTSSQTSSNPQGKGARVTNLKEKSEPAKNTKGVSPGTPSKKKDHSQIQEAASVSAATKAKQRLTSPALSSASPSPTGKRNFVSTQEKSSASSRKKLMERSSSRDSVHTSPLADKPRPGAMLRYSQPRGTEGVRLERRPLRSSSSSSSVTSLRSPSVSSRDLRRSSKSEDKGLSFFKSALRQKDTRRSADLGKSAMLPKKSSDRTARSSSQTKLGAEEGEGNASHQVSPAALSGRAASEDKESAATYTPGKRSLLPVGKCKSSNSETNLQSPVNGKRPGEKMPSSRKLSSSMQSSARPTLTPQ, from the exons ATGTCGAGCAAAGCCTCGAGTAAAGAGAAGAAATCCAGTCTTGGTAAGAAACTCTTCCGAAGAGGATCTGTTCGGTCGGTGGGGAGTTTTATGAGCAGAGTCTTGAAGACTCTGTCAACGCTCTCCCACTTTGGATCCGAATTACACGCTCCGGAAGGTGACAAAGACGATGGCGGTTTCACATCGTTCAAGCTCGAGGGCAAGGGATCGGTAGCCTCTGAAGAAAGTGACTGCGGTGGTTTTCTCGCAGGAGACAAGGTGCCTGGTGTGTCCGGTCTTAAAAACCATGGCAACACTTGCTTCATGAATGCCATTCTGCAGTGTCTGAGCAATACTGAGCTTTTTGCCGAGTATTTGGCCCTGGAACAGTTTCGAGGAGATGCAACGGAGGAAGAGAAACCCAAGACAAACGGTGTTCACCTGCAGAGGAGAGGTCCTCAGCAGAAAGGAGACGTGACCGAACAGCTGGCTGGATTGGTTAGATCCTTGTGGACATTTGAATATACTCCACAGCATAGCAGAGATTTCAAA AATGCTGTGTCGAAGCGTGCTATGCAGTACAGGGGAAATGCTCAGCATGATGCTCAAGAGTTCCTCCTCTGGCTTCTGGACCGTGTGCATGAAGACCTTAACAGCATGGGCCACAACAGGTCCTCTATAAAG CCCCCCCTAGAGGAAGATGATGGAGCTCTGGAGGGaccctcactcccactctcagCTGGCTCCTTTGTTCAGGAGCTTTTTCAAGCACAGTACAG gTCCTCGCTCACTTGCCCGCACTGTCAGAAACAGAGCAACACTTTTGATCCTTTCCTGTGTATCTCCCTCCCCATCCCGTTACCTCATACTCG GCCTCTGTACGTGACGGTGGTGTATCAGGGCAAATACTCTCACTGCATGCGGATCGGCGTCGCTGTCCCCCTCAATAGCACCGTCTCCAGGCTGAGAGAGGCTGTGGCGAGAGAGACCAAGATTCCGCCGGACCAG TTTGTCCTGACCGAAATGTACTACGATGGTTTCCACCGCTCCTTCTGTGATGATGACGAAGATCTCGATATCATTCAAGAGAGCGACTCCATCTTTGCATTTGAAACCCCTGAGACATTCCGATTGGAAAACCTTCGCTCCAAAAGag GGAGCCTTCTGGCCAACCTCAATCAGAACAATCTGAAGTACAACAGTGAGAACACTCGCACCCCGTCGTTCATGCAAGGGGCAGTGAATCCGGCATCACCCAATAAGAATACGGAATCTGATAAGATGATCCTGCTGGTCTGTAACAGAGCCTGTACTGGTCATCAAGGGAGGAG GTTTGGCCTTCCCTTTGTTCTGTACATGGACCGCGCTGTGACATGGGATGTGCTTCAGAAGGCGATACTGGAGAAGATGCATCACCTGAGACCAGGGGTTTACATCCAG GTGGGGCCCTTCAGCCTGCGTGTTGTTGGTGTAGTAGGAATTACGTACCTGTTACCTCAGGAGGAGCATCCGCTCCGTCACCCCACCGTGGAGAG GGCATACAAGTCGTGTGGCCATGGGGGCCCTCCTCATGTAAAGATCGTGGTTGAGTGGGATAAAGAGACCAAGGATTA CCTGTTTGGCCACACGGAGGAGGAGTACATCCCAGACGCAGAGAGCGTGTACCTGCACCGCGAACAGCACCACCAGCCGCAAGCCTGCACCCTCGCACAGTGCTTCCAGCTCTACACCAAAGAGGAGCAG CTGGCTCCGGACGACGCGTGGCGCTGTCCCCACTGCAAGCAGCTACAGCAGGGCCGCATCAAACTCAGCCTGTGGACCCTGCCAGACATCCTCATCCTCCATCTGAAGCGGTTCAGGCAG GAGGGCGACAGGAGACTGAAGATGCAGAACATGGTGCAGTTCCCTCTGCTTGGCCTGGACATGGCCCCCCACGTGGTGAAGAGGAGCCAGAGCAGCTGGAGCCTCCCCTCACACTGGTCACCCTGGAGACGACCGTACGGCCTCGGCCGTAACCCAGATGACTATCTTTATGACTTGTATGCTGTATGcaatcaccatggcaacatgcaTGGAGGGCACTACACAG CGTACTGTAAGAACTCCATTGATGGGCAGTGGTACTGCTTTGATGACAGCGAGGTCCAGCCCATAGCTGATGAGGAAGTATGCCAACAGATGGCCTACATTCTGTTCTATCAAAGGAGGACGACTATTCCTTCTTGGTCTGCCAATAGCTCTGTGGCTG GCTCCACCAGCTCGTCTCTGTGTGAGCACTGGGTGAACCGCATCCCAGGAAGCAAGCCACCCAGCCTGGCCTCCGGAGCTTCATCACGCCGCACATCCCTGGCCTCTCTTGCCGAGTCTATGGAGTTCCCGGGTGATCGCAGCGAAGACGACG GAGGATTTTCCACCCGACCCTTTGTGCGGAGCATCCAGCGTCAGAGCTTGTCTTCCAGATCGCCGTTAGCCAGCCCTCTGGCCTTTAGTGAGAATGGCACCAAGCCCTGCTGGTCTCTGTCTGCCAAGCTCCACATGAGGTCCAGCTCACCCTCGCACTTCTCCTTAGACTCCCGCTCCTCACCACCGCTGGAGAGAATTGGGGAGGCAAGCGATGACAAGGTGTCCACATCATGCTTTGGCAGCTACAGCCGGCACGAGCGCCACGCGAGCAGCAAGGCCCCTCTGGCCACCATGGAGGGCATTGGTAGTGACGAGGGCGATGGGACAAGGATTGTGGATGACGCCTACTGCAGGGTGCTCCCGACTGTTGACAGGAAAAGCTCCAAAGCTGAGCCTCTGGACAACAACAACCAGATCACTGCTTTGGACCAAAATGTGCATGGGACTCCTTccaaagagcaaaaacacaagAACTTAGCAGGGACAAAGGGGGAGATAAAGGGGCAGACGGCCGGGACGAAAAAGAGCTCGAGCAAGGTGAAGGGAGACCAGGAGAAATCCAAAAAGCGCCAGAGCACGTCTTCTGTGCAGAAATCGACTTCATCCCAAACATCTTCCAACCCTCAAGGGAAGGGTGCCAGAGTGACCAATTTGAAGGAGAAGAGTGAACCTGCCAAGAACACCAAAGGGGTCTCACCAGGAACCCCCTCCAAGAAGAAGGACCACTCCCAGATCCAGGAGGCAGCATCAGTGTCTGCGGCAACGAAAGCGAAGCAGCGCCTGACCTCTCCTGCATTGTCTTCGGCCTCCCCCTCGCCAACCGGGAAAAGAAACTTCGTCAGCACGCAGGAGAAGAGCTCTGCCTCCAGCAGGAAGAAGCTGATGGAGAGGAGCTCCAGCCGGGACTCTGTCCACACCAGTCCCCTGGCGGACAAGCCCAGACCTGGGGCCATGTTGCGCTACTCTCAACCCAGGGGCACCGAGGGAGTTCGGCTGGAGAGGAGGCCCCTACgcagctccagcagcagctccTCAGTCACCAGCCTGCGCTCTCCCAGCGTCTCCTCCAGGGACCTGCGCCGCAGTAGCAAGTCCGAGGATAAAGGCCTCTCCTTCTTCAAGAGTGCCCTAAGGCAGAAGGACACCCGCCGCTCTGCCGACCTGGGCAAGAGCGCCATGCTCCCCAAGAAGAGTAGCGACAGGACAGCCAGGTCCAGCAGCCAGACCAAACTGGGTGCGGAAGAGGGCGAGGGGAACGCCTCCCACCAAGTCTCCCCTGCAGCCCTCTCCGGCAGGGCTGCCAGCGAAGACAAGGAGTCGGCTGCTACCTACACCCCTGGCAAACGCTCACTGCTACCTGTGGGCAAATGCAAGTCTTCCAATTCTGAGACAAATCTTCAGTCTCCTGTCAATGGGAAGAGGCCTGGTGAGAAGATGCCCTCTTCCAGAAAGCTTTCTTCCAGCATGCAATCCTCTGCACGCCCAACACTGACGCCTCAATGA